DNA sequence from the Salmo trutta chromosome 28, fSalTru1.1, whole genome shotgun sequence genome:
ggtgtctaaatagctagccctgtgatgccgggctatctacttagaatattgcaaaatgtgctttcaccgaaaagctattttaaaatcggacatatcgagtgcatagaggagtaatgtatctataattcttaaaataattgttatgctttttgtgaacgtttatcgtgagtaatttagtaaattgttagtaaattcgccggaagtttgcggggggtatgctagttctgaacgtcacatgctaatgtaaaaagctggtttttgatataaatatgaacttgattgaacaaaacatgcatgtattgtataacataatgtcctaggtgtgtcatctgatgaagatcatcaaaggttagtgctgcatttagctgtcttctgggtttttgtgacattatatgctagcttgaaaaatgggtgtctgattatttctggctgggtactctgctgacataatctaatgttttgctttcgttgtaaagcctttttgaaatcggacagtgtggttagattaacgagagtcttgtctttaaatagctgtaaaatggtcatatgtttgagaaattgaagtaatagcatttcaaaggtatttgaaaatcgcgccacaggattcaactggctgttacgtaggtgggacgaattcgtccctccggtcctagagaagttaaggaatacctgggataggataaagtaatccttctaaccctcccccctcccccccaaaaaagatatagatgtactattgtaaagtggttgttccactggatatcataaggtgaatgcaccaatttgtaagtcactctggataagagcgtctgctaaatgacgtaaatgtaaatgtaaatgtagagggcgtggcaggagcagatgtgaccgTACCCCTCCCTCTACGGGCGCCACCTGGTGCCAGCGCACGGTATAGGCAGGATGGTCATCGATAAGCCGAGGGGGTGAAGGAGCTGCtgcaggaggagacaggggacTGGAGCAGACAGGTTTAAATCAGGGACACATGGAAGGTTGGGTGGATCTTAAGTGAGTCTGGGAGTTTCAGGTGCACAGCAGAGGGGTTAATGACACGATCAATTTCAAAGGGACCAATGAATCGAGGGGCAAGTTTCCTGGAAACCACTTTCAAAGGCAAGTCCTTTGACGAGAGCCATACCCTTTGGCCTGAAGTGTAGACTGGAACTGAGGCACGGTGACAGTTAGCTTGGGATTGGGTCCTGGCGGCGGCACCGTGAAGGGCAGCCCGGGCCCTCCTGCAGGTGCAATGACAACGGCACATGTGGTCATGGACTAAGGGCACCACTACCTCGACCTCTTGTGCAGGGAACAAGGGAGGTTGATAGCCCAGAGCACACTCGAAGGGTGACATACCTGACGAGGCATTGATGAGGGTGTTGTGGGTATATTCCACCCAGGGTAGCTGAGCACTCCAAGAGGAAGGGTTAGCTGAAATCACACAGAGTAGGGCAGTCTCCATCTACTGGTTGACCTGTTCGATCTGGCCGTTGGTCTGGGGATGACATCCAGATGAAAGACTAACATTAATACCAAGTGCTGAACAGAAGGCTTTCCATACCTGGGATGTAAACTGGGGTCCCCTGTCGGAAACAATGTCAGTGGGAATGCCATACAGTCGAAACACATGGGATACCAGCAGGTCCGAAGTCTCCTTGGATGATGGAAGCTTGGAGGGGAATGAAGTGAGCCGCTTTGGACAATCTGTCAATAATGGTGAGGATGACTGAGTTACCGTTAGATGGGGGAAGGCCAGTGATGAAGTCCAGAGCTATGTGTGACCAGGGGCGACTGGGTATAGGAAGAGGGCGAAGCAGACCAGAAGTGGGTTTGATGGAGGTTTTGTTCTGGGCACAGACCGAGCAGGCTGAGACAAACTCCCGGACGTCTCTttccatggtgggccaccaaaagcgCTGACGCAGGAAGGTGACAGTCTAGTTCATGCCAGGGTGACAAGTGAGGTGAGTAGAACGGGCCCACTGAAGAATTTGAGCCTGGGTAATGCGGGATTCGATCTCCCAGGAGACAGCGGCAAGGATGCAGGTGGATGGCATAACGGTCTCTGGCTCGGAACCTGCGTTGTCGGCGGTGAACTAATGGGAGAGGGTGTCAGGCTTGGTATTCTTAGATCCGGGGCGATAAGTGAGTGTGAAGTTGAATCTTCCAAACAATGCCCACCTGGCCTGCCCTGAGTTCAGACGTTTGACGGTCTGGATGTAGGACAGGTATTTGTGGTCCGTCCACACAATGAAGGGGAGAACCGAGACCTCCAACCAGTGAAACCACTCCTCAAGAGCCAGCTTCACAGCCAGAAGTTCTCGGGTACCTATGTGGAAATTTCTTTCTGCAGGTGAGAGCTTACGGGACAAGAAAGCACATGGGTGGACCTTCTGATCAGAGGGGGAACATTGAAACAGAACAGCACCTACACCAGTGTCGGAGGCATCCACCTCGACGACGAACTGGAGTTCTGGGTCTGTCTGGGTGAGGATCGGAGTGGAAGTGAAGCAGCACTTGAGTTCCCAGAACGCAGCCTCTGGGGACCAGTGAAACGGAGTGGAGGTGGTGACAGGGGCTGCCAAACGGCTATAGTTACGGATGAAATGTCTGTAAAAATGGTCAAACCCCAGGAAACTCTGCAGCTGCTTCAGATTCGAGGGCAAAGACCACTGTGACTGCCCTGACCTTGGCAGGGTCCATCCGTAACTGTCCTTGTGCAATAATGTAACCCAGGAAGGACACAGAGGAAGCatgaaactcacatttctcagccttaacaaAAAGCTTATTCTCCAACAGCCATTGGAGAACTTGGTGAACATGTTGCTGGTGAGCCTCAAGGTCCTTAGAAAAAAATTGAATGTCACGATACTATTCAGCCCACCGAAGTCTATGCACGGCCTTAGTGACCCATCTTTTTTCTTGacaaagaaaaaccagccccttCCCAGAGATGAAGAAGGCCTGACATGTCCTGCAGGCAGGGAATCCTGGATGTACCTCTCCATAGCCTCTTGCGCAGGGCGAGATAAGTTTTACAACCAGCTACAGGGGAGAGGAGCTCCAGGCTGGAGATCAATAGCGCAGTTGTACGGCCAATGAAGTAGCAGAGACAGGGTGTGGTGATTGCTGAGCACAGGAGCTAGATCGTGATACTCTGGAGGAACTGATGACAGGTCCGGGTATTCTGGAATGGACTGGGGCACAGACAAGGCAGGGGGAAGGGCAGAATGTAGACAATTAGTGTGACGAAATGTACTCCAAGTGGTTACCCATCCAGCGGTCCAGTCAATCTGTGGGTTGTGCAGCTTTAACCAAATATGGCCAAGAATCAGGGGAGAGCAAGGGCAGTCGATTATGTGGAGACTGATCCTTTCCTGGGGATTCCCAGAGAGATGCAGGATGACTGGCACGGTTCTCTCACTGACACTGGCGAGAAGCTGTCCATTGAGAGCATTGGGAGAGGAAAACAGTGTCAGGCaagggaaaacaggcacaacaggaacAACCGGCTAGAAACATGGACTGattgagcagagattacgatctggcagtgtggaagtggcaggactgagtatttgtagaggtcttgattatggaacaggttgcagctggtggggatctgctctgactccagcacacctgtctccacccacacaatcacacacagagagagagggagagagcactgggggagtggcggcaggtcaaggagacacaggatgagcactagagggcatggcaggagcagatgtgacacatCTGCTACAACAATCTTTGTATATGTATGTCATTACTTTAGAAATCAGGGCTTCTGTCAGTTTTTTGGATGTGTCAATGTTTTCAATTAAATATAAGATCTAAGAACATGTCACTGTGGAATGAACTGAAATATttaagatatttttttatttaactagacaagtcagttaagaacaaattgttatttacaatgacggcctaggaacagtgggataactgccttattcaggggcagaacgacagatttttaccttgtcagctcggggattcgatctagcaacctttcggttaccagcccaaggctacctgccgcccctagataaataaatgttgaatttacaaacacttagAGCTTGGTTTTTTACTGAGAACAGCACGTTAACGCACATAAATATGTAAACAAGTACATAGTTTCCTTTCTGAAGTATTGCTAATGAGGGGCTACAGTTTACTGCTGTCACAGCATAAACCTTTACATATGATGCATCGTCCCAGTTGTCCCTTGAGTGGAGAAAGATTCCTCTGAATTAATGTACTACAAAGCATCTGTCCACCTCCCGTTCCCTACACAGCccactgttctgtctgtctcattATACTGTTTCATTGCTGTTGTAGGACACTGAAggacactaccaccaccaccaattcAAGTGTGTATATTCCCTGGAAACCAATCAAGAAAAACCCAGAAAAATAATCCCCATTCTCTGCCATGattcatttttattttgttcCATATTTTTCTCTCTGGCTTTTGAGTCACTGGTGAAAGATGAGATCCGGCATAAAATCAATGTTCCATTAAAATGTTATGATCAAGAATGGCTTAATAGCTCTGGAACAGATGCTTTTGCTTTTAATATTACCGTATATTTCACTAACTCTTACACAGAAATGTATTGCTATCACCAGGGCTTCTATATTGGTCCTGTTTTGTCTGTCAGTTGACATGGGCACTAGAATAGAATAATGGTCATATTTCTCATTATAAAAATTAAACAGATTttgatagatactgtatgtttgtagcATTGCAGGCCTATTGGTCTCTAAATGAATTTCACTGAAATTCTGTTTAACACCATTGATTTGATGTGGACATGGTGGATCAGTCTGAAATAATTTATTGAAACAAATAATCTGTCATATCTGTTATTGATATTATAGCGTAATTCAAATGAGTCATTATTAGAGAAGATGCAGCAATATACAGCTTGTTGaaagaatgtatgaaatgaataggTTGTCTGATTGCTCACAGAGGAATAATCAAGGAAATAAAAAACGGAGCTGTAGATGACTTGTGCTATTGTTTTTATTATCTTTATCACCATTATTGTTATCATCATTATTAATTGTAGCAGAATAAAATCAACCAAAACACCCCTCAGAAACCATGGCTTAAATTTCTTCACACTTCGTTGAAAATAGTAAAGACAAAAAAAAGATAGAGTTTGAAATAAAGTGGTAAAACTGAATCCTTGTTTTGAGGATCATATGGAAGGTTTCAAGCGACCCATCATATGTTGAAGGCTTTTGTTATGGAAATCATACTTTTTGGCACTTTTCATCGTTGCGCAGCCAAGCCGGGCAcatcaataaaatgtaaataaatataaaagAATAAGAACATGGACAAATCTCCCAGTCAGAGTGCACAGAGCAGTGGAGTGTTGTTGGTAACCTATGACCGATAGCTTTTAATTAGGACTTTTCCTGATTCACATTCCAACTCACACTGCAGTTGGTACCTGTATTTGTCTTCTTTACAAAAGACAACATAAGCAAAGAGAGCAAACAAGTAAATGTCCACATGCATTGTCATATTATTGctgtgatatacagtatatacaaatatATTTACAAAATTGTCAAAGAGGAACAATGTTTTCCCTTCTCAAACTCAGAACAACCGTTCAGaacaaatattcacttacttttctGCATTTAGTGTTTCTATTCATTTTGGGACAATAtgactgcatttacacaggcagcccaattctgatatttcttccactaattggtcttttgaccaatcacatcagatattttcacatcagatctttttcagagcgagtgaaaaaaagatcagaattgggctgcctgtttaaaCTCAGCCTATAAGTTTGATTTTGCAATCAAATCAATATCTGTATTGGACATACAGTACAGTTTGGTTGTCATATTGCTCAGAACAAACATGGATCCCTCCATCAAGTAGGAGGATAAACTACAAAATAACTTTTGGGAAAAACACCCAGTTCCTTCTGAACTCAAAATACCTGTAGGCTACACAAATATTCCACAAGTTGTTTTGGAGACAGGGATTTTTTTCACAATGAGTCCAGTATGTTCGCCAAGCCTATCATGAACCAAGACTACATCTTTAGAATGAAAGAGATTAATATAGAGGCTGGAGTCATTGTATAGGGGAGTGGAAGTGGTTAAAAAGAAGAGAAGGATGGAACGATAGAAGGAAGACTCAGTTTATTCTCTACAGGTTTTTAAAGGAGAACTCACCATTACTGTGATTGTGTCATCCATTTAGAATATGCAAATAGCTGACAGTGCATTTGTCTGCTGGTGCTCGACCTTCCCCTTGGAGGTCGCTCACCAACTCAATTACTCTCCCTATCTGCAGTCTGTCTGCAAACACCTGTTATCCTCCCACACGCTACAGCCTCTACCAATCCCAGTCGAACCATCTCACACACCACTAAACCACACATCTCATCAAAaccagttagagagggagaggggtaaggATGgtgtattattattttacaaCAATAACGTCAGTCTTTGTGTCATGAAGAGATTTACATGAATAAAGGATTTTGTATAAAGCCTTCTCTTGTCAATTGATAGAAGAACATCAATTTTATTGACACATTAATTATAATGACATATTTTTCATAGATATCATTATCTCGCCGATAGACACCCCATCATTTCAAACCTCTAATCCTAAAAAACACATGGATTCAACGTAGAGCGATCTGCCAAACAGATTAATTTTGGAAGCAACTGTGATTGTAAAGAAAATCCTTATCATGACAGATGAGCTAAATGGAAAGCACTCTGTATCACACTGACTAACACCGGTTGTTTTCAGACTTCCAACCAAGTGGCAATTTTCTGTTATGGGAAGTGTTGTTTTAAATTTCTTGTGCAATTTCTGTTTTCTATATACTGTGGGAGATTTTGGAAAACATTCACTTCTAAGGTCTTCTCAGTGCATATTCCCCTTTCACTGTTAAACCAGGATACATAAACCAGTCCAAAGCTCTCCTAGTCTACGTTATAAGGAAAACACTGTCTTACAGATAAATCTGCCAATCTCTTGATTCCCAACTTTTCCCTTTTACGGGGCTTTAATGGCTTGCGGCAAAGCTCTGGCAGGGTAATCGGGAGAGCAATTGCTGTCGACACTGTTTTATAATTACTGCATTGCTATTATTATCGCCTGGCTAATCCACCTGGGAAAAAAGCCTTCCCATTGCCATTATCTCCTCTGGCATGATGATTGGGGCTCCTCAGTCCTCCTTCCAACTAACTCAACCTGTCAGGATTCTAAAATACAGCTCTGTGAGTTGTGGAAGACAAGCCAGCTGGTAGAATGGAATGTGTATCTGTTTGAAAATAACTGATTCCCCCTATCTTATTCAGAGGGTTGAATAAGAAGTGTTTGATGTTCTATGTGGAAAATGTAAGATTTCATGGGATTTCTAATAAAGCATAATAGTAAGGTTTGCTATCTTTGGACAGCATTGCATGACATGATTTAATGCCCTAAATCGACTGCAAACAGGACagttttgattattattatacatGTCAATTGCTGTACCAGTGAAGTTATTATTGCTGTGAAACAAATATAATCTGCATTCATCATTTGTTTGAAGTTATGGCTGATACTAGACATTGTTCCTCTTTAAAAAACTAAGTCCCATGGACTCTCTACAGTTTCATGCATATAAACATTTTCTTTGAAGATCAGCAGCATCTTACAAGGTCAATGGAAAGTCATATTTCAACACGTGAATAGACAAATACTGTAATGGCATAAATTAATAAATTAGTAGATGAATACATTTAGAAACATATGAAAAACAAATACATTAATAAATTGACAAATAAATACTTACATAAATAGATCAATAAATACACCATTTACAAGGTAGTAGGATGCTATACATCTAATGGTAGAAAGAGCTTTCAGCaacatatataaaataaaataaaacattcctTTGTAACTGAGGGTGCATGTCATGAGATCGTATATTTTCCTTTTTGAGGTAATACCAGTAAAAGAAGAGGGAGAGCACCTCAGAGAGTGTAATGAACATTGCTTATTACGACTGAGGGAAACACCACAGAGTGGCAAAGTTCATGCAAGCCACCGTGGTGGAGGAAGAACAGGGATGGTTTCCATTGCTATAGACAGGTTACTGCACAATGCACATGGCACCTATAACAACGGATCGATACATTTGGTTTGGCTCCCAGTGTTGTTATTGTTAAACTGTAGTTACCAGTATGATGAAGAGAGTGTACTTTGAGTGCCGCCGGTATCTTGTGATTCCACAACCTGTTCAACAGGTCTCCATAACAACTCAGAACAACTGCTCTGATGGAACTAACAATGACCCTGGTTCATGATCCTATTGAACTCAGCTGATGTAGTTTGCCTTTAGGTTTGTTCAATGAGTTTTGCTGGAAGTTTTCTGAATACCCACAGTTACAAAGATGCTTTGCTTTCAAAAATCAAGGAGGAATTGGCACCAAAATGTATAACAAATTCAGTCGGACAATAGAAAAATAACACCCATTGAATTAAAAACATATGTGTGACAAAAAGGGTACTTTTTAAACTTTAAAATGATTTCCCTTTTATGCAAATACTGTCATAGTACTCATTTTCATAAAAAGTGAATGTTGGCAGTTGCAAAAGAATTAAATTCTTAGCAAATAAAAAGCAGCATAAAAATACAAGAGGTCATTTTTGTCTctaaaaaacaaaagaaaactGTTACAGtccttttttatgtttttttttcttcttcattttcCCTGTACTATTTTCTATAAAATATCAGGAATCTAAATAGTATTACTATTGATATCAATATCATTATAGTCATTGATAAAAAAATCACATGCCAGGCCTCATATAtaattgtgtgtgcatgtgtgaacgtgtgtgagcgtgtgtgcatatgcgtatgtttgtgtgtgagctAAAAACTAGAGTATTTATTTGGAGAATTGTTGTTTTGATTGTAAGTATCTGTGGATGATTAGCTActgtgcagggggggggggggaatccagCATCTTTTGAAATTGTCTTTGCcataatcagaacagttttcttCACGTAATCTCAGTGAAAATATTGCTTTCTAAAAAAAGGAAGAAAAAGGCATGGAGGGCAGAGTGAAGGGGGTTATTGGTTGTAGAACCTACAATATAGGATTCCAAATTCTGCTTCCGTCCTTCTGGTTCCGGCAACTAGTTCTCAGAGCAGGACTCGTCATCATCTTCGTCCCCGGAACCCTTGAAGCAGGCTGATTCATAGTGCTTGTTCAGGTAGGACTTGAGGGCGAAGGTCTTATTGCAGCGCTTGCATCGGTAGTGCTTGAAGGCAGAGTGGGTTTGCATGTGGGCGCGGAGGTTTGAGCGGTCAGCAAAGGCTTTGCCGCAGTGGGCGCAGGCGAACGGTTTCTCCCCGGTGTGCGAGCGCATGTGGCCCTGCAGGAGCCAGGGCCGGCTGAAAGCCTTGTTGCACACGTCACACTTGTGCTTTAGGTTGTGGGTGAGGATGTGCATGGCCAGTGCCGGCATGGACACATACACTTTGTCGCAGGTGGGACACTGGCGTGCCATCTTGCTATCCAGGCTACGGTGTGTCTGTTTGTGCCTGCTGAGGTTGGACGAGGTGGCGTACGTCTTGCCGCACTCGTTGCAAGTGTGACGGGCTGTCCCGGTGgcccctgcctccctctcctctgtggcATCAGCATTAGAAGCACCAGAACGACCTCCCTTACGGCCATCACCGTCTCCCTTCCGCCGCGAGCGCCCGTCGGAGATGAAGAAGGCATCCATGGTGTAGCCCTCGGTCAGGGCCTCCGCCTCGCCACTGTAGAATCCGCTGGCCGTCATGCCGGACTGGGGGCTGTCGGGGTGCTCCAGGTCAGGGTCACAGTACTCCTCACCCCTGCTGCTCACCTGGGTGTACAGAGGGTCAGAGACGGGCGACGCCATCTTGAGCTCCATCTTCGTCTCCCCCTGATATACAGATGGTGTGATGTAATCCTGGATGTAGCCTGGAGAAAACATACAATAATAGTTACATTaaggcaaaacacacacacacacacacagtgacagtgAGAGTTAGTCTACAGTAGGCTGAGTGTTGTGGTGGTGGATAAGTGCATTGTGACGTGATTATATGATTATCATGGATGGTTGCCTTCTTGTAAATTATTAAACAATAGAATacacacataaaaaaacaaattgcTCCCCAAATCACACAGCATTTATCACAGGACTGTGATGCTGCAGAACACTATTCACAGCATTCACCTTTATTACACAGTTACAGCACAGACGAGTGGTGGCTGCTAAACGCAGATAACTGCTCATTAAAGACACCTATGAAAGAAGGCCCCTCTTATTACTTGAAGTGGTCTCATTGATTAGTCACCGTTTCTTTCTCCCAGTGACTTCCTCACTCCAAGGTACTGTTTGTCAATCATCTGTGACTGAAGGTGTATATCTTTGTTTTGTTTGCCCAGCCTGAACACGCTGGGCCCATCAGGCAGAACACACTGTCTATGGTCTGGGGTGACCGTCCAGAGGACTACAGTATTTGGGGATGATAAATCATCAGGAGAGGCCATTAAaactgaaaaacacattttttaaaattctAGAAAG
Encoded proteins:
- the LOC115165683 gene encoding transcriptional repressor scratch 1 translates to MPRSFLVKKIKLDDFSNHHHHLDDSFTPFTRSITDSVTSLGVRLSENGYIQDYITPSVYQGETKMELKMASPVSDPLYTQVSSRGEEYCDPDLEHPDSPQSGMTASGFYSGEAEALTEGYTMDAFFISDGRSRRKGDGDGRKGGRSGASNADATEEREAGATGTARHTCNECGKTYATSSNLSRHKQTHRSLDSKMARQCPTCDKVYVSMPALAMHILTHNLKHKCDVCNKAFSRPWLLQGHMRSHTGEKPFACAHCGKAFADRSNLRAHMQTHSAFKHYRCKRCNKTFALKSYLNKHYESACFKGSGDEDDDESCSEN